One part of the Malus sylvestris chromosome 2, drMalSylv7.2, whole genome shotgun sequence genome encodes these proteins:
- the LOC126583387 gene encoding protein RADIALIS-like 3 isoform X1, with product MAPSKLSSWTAKQNKLFENALATYDRETHDRWRNIARIVGGTTEEEVKRQYEILLADINRIESGKVPLPKYRKVGESNISSEEERRSCTINMHLAHIFCSYAGSKSVH from the exons ATGGCACCTAGCAAGCTTTCTTCTTGGACagccaaacaaaacaaattgttTGAAAACGCTCTGGCAACATATGATAGGGAAACCCATGATCGTTGGCGTAATATAGCCAGAATTGTTGGAGGGACAACCGAAGAGGAAGTGAAGAGGCAGTATGAGATCCTTCTAGCGGACATCAACCGCATTGAATCAGGAAAAGTTCCCCTTCCCAAGTATCGGAAAGTTGGAGAAAGCAACATCAGCAGTGAAGAAGAGAG GCGGAGTTGCACTATCAACATGCACCTCGCTCATATCTTTTGTTCATATGCTGGCAGTAAATCTGTTCATTGA
- the LOC126583387 gene encoding protein RADIALIS-like 1 isoform X2 has translation MAPSKLSSWTAKQNKLFENALATYDRETHDRWRNIARIVGGTTEEEVKRQYEILLADINRIESGKVPLPKYRKVGESNISSEEERLKTLKL, from the exons ATGGCACCTAGCAAGCTTTCTTCTTGGACagccaaacaaaacaaattgttTGAAAACGCTCTGGCAACATATGATAGGGAAACCCATGATCGTTGGCGTAATATAGCCAGAATTGTTGGAGGGACAACCGAAGAGGAAGTGAAGAGGCAGTATGAGATCCTTCTAGCGGACATCAACCGCATTGAATCAGGAAAAGTTCCCCTTCCCAAGTATCGGAAAGTTGGAGAAAGCAACATCAGCAGTGAAGAAGAGAG GCTAAAGACCCTAAAGCTCTAA
- the LOC126590967 gene encoding uncharacterized protein LOC126590967 isoform X2 yields the protein MWRRSFSSTTGTAAATTALKDKKWDALVIGGGHNGLTAAAYLARSGLSVAVLERRHVIGGAAVTEELVPGFKFSRCSYLQSLLRPSIIKELELARHGMKLLKRSPSSFTPCLDGRYLLLGPNKDLNHSEISKFSKPDADAYPRYETQLEKFCEFMDPLLDSAPPESLQCESSCSVSDRFKNKMHNSMFWARCLRQAAALGQKDFVEFMDLLLSPASKVLNNWFEAEVLKATLATDAVIGTTGSVHTPGSGYVLLHHVMGETDGERGIWSYVEGGMGSVSLAIANAAKEAGAHIVTCAEVQQLLINDSGTADGVLLTDGSQVHSSIVLSNATPYKTFKELVPDNALPPDFVRAIKYSDYSSGTTKINLAVDALPQFKSCNLGHPDAGPQHAGTIHIGSESMEEINSACQDAVNGLPSNRPVIEMTIPSVLDKTISPPGKHVINLFIQYTPYSPSDGHWGDTVYRKSPLWASD from the exons ATGTGGCGAAGGAGCTTTAGCAGCACCACCGGGACAGCCGCCGCTACAACCGCGTTGAAGGACAAGAAATGGGACGCTCTCGTCATCGGCGGCGGCCACAACGGCCTCACTGCCGCCGCATACCTCGCACGCTCCGGCCTATCCGTCGCCGTCCTTGAGCGGCGCCACGTGATCGGCGGTGCCGCCGTCACAGAGGAGCTGGTTCCGGGCTTCAAGTTCTCTCGGTGTAGCTACCTCCAGAGCCTCCTCCGCCCCTCCATCATCAA GGAATTAGAGCTGGCGCGGCATGGAATGAAGCTGCTGAAGAGGAGTCCTTCGTCCTTTACGCCCTGTTTGGATGGAAGATATCTTCTTTTGGGGCCAAACAAGGACCTTAACCACTCTGAGATTTCCAAATTCTCCAAACCTGACGCCGATGCTTATCCAAG ATATGAGACTCAGCTGGAGAAATTTTGTGAATTTATGGACCCCTTGCTGGATTCAGCTCCTCCTGAATCTTTGCAATGCGAGTCATCTTGTAGTGTTAGTGATCGGTTCAAGAATAAGATGCACAATTCCATGTTTTGGGCTCGGTGTCTGAGACAAGCGGCCGCCTTAGGCCAAAAGGACTTTGT CGAGTTTATGGACCTTTTGCTATCCCCGGCTTCGAAGGTTTTGAATAACTGGTTTGAG GCAGAAGTTCTGAAGGCAACCCTTGCAACGGATGCTGTAATAGGAACTACG GGAAGTGTACATACACCTGGGAGTGGATATGTTCTGCTACATCATGTGATGGGAGAAACTGATGGTGAGCGTGGAATTTGGTC GTATGTTGAAGGTGGGATGGGTTCAGTATCCTTGGCTATTGCTAATGCCGCTAAGGAAGCTGGGGCTCATATTGTAACATGTGCAGAG GTTCAGCAATTATTGATTAATGACTCTGGCACTGCGGACGGG GTTTTGCTGACTGATGGCTCACAGGTGCATTCTTCAATTGTTTTATCAAATGCAACCCCTTACAAAACATTCAAG GAATTGGTACCAGATAATGCTCTTCCTCCTGATTTCGTCCGTGCAATTAAGTATTCTGATTACAGCTCT GGAACTACAAAGATAAATTTAGCGGTTGATGCATTACCCCAGTTCAAAAGTTGCAATTTAGGTCATCCCGATGCAGGTCCTCAGCATGCGGGCACCATTCATATTGGTTCTGAGAG CATGGAGGAGATTAACTCAGCCTGTCAAGATGCTGTCAATGGATTGCCATCGAACAGACCGGTTATTGAGATGACAATTCCCTCTGTACTCGACAAAACTATTTCTCCACCTG GCAAGCATGTGATCAACTTGTTTATTCAATACACACCATATAGTCCCTCAGATGGCCACTGGGGAGATACTGTTTACAGA AAATCTCCGCTCTGGGCCTCTGACTAG
- the LOC126590959 gene encoding vacuolar sorting protein 39-like yields the protein MVHSAYDSFELISDCPTKIEAIESYGPKILIGCSDGSLKIYAPDSSGTDRSLPSDYHGHRLQKEPYALERNVAGFSKKPLVSMEVLESRELLLSLSESIAFHGLPNLGTIAVITKAKGANVYSWDDRRGFLCFARQKRVCIFRHDGGRGFVEVKEFGVPDVVKSMSWCGDNICIGIRREYMILNSTNGALSEVFPSGRIAPPLVVSLPSGELLLGKHNIGVFVDQNGKLCQEGRVCWSDSPNVVVVQKPYAIALLPRYVEVRSLRDPYPLIQTVVLRNARRILQSNDAVTVALENAVYGLFPVPLGAQIVQLTASGDFDEALALCKMLPPEEASLRAAKEGSIHMRYAHHLFDNGAYEDAMEHFLASQVDITYVLSLYPSIILPKTTMVAEPEKLMDISGDSSYLSRGSSGISDDMEHSLPSLLESEESAALESKKMSHNTLMALIKFLQKKRYGIIEKATAEGTEEVVLDAVGDNFVSYESRFKKSNKGRGSIPVTSGAREMAAILDTALLQALLLTGQASVALELLKGLNYCDVKICEEILQKNNHYAALLELYRCNSMHHEALKLLHQLVEDSKSNQVQTELIQKLKPESIVEYLKPLCGTDPMLVLEYSMLVLESCPTQTIELFLNGNIPADLVNSYLKQHAPNMQATYLELMLAMDENGISGNLQNEMVHIYLSEVLDWYADLSAQQKWDEHTYSLTRKKLLSALESISGYNPEALLKRLPTDALYEERAILLGKMNQHELALSLYVHKLHVPELALSHCDRVYESLVHLPSSRSSGNIYLTLLQIYLNPRKTTKNFEKRITNLVSPQNINTPKVGSANTVKSKGGRGAKKIAAIEVAPDIRVSQSSTDSSKSDGDAEESSEEGGSKIMLDEVLDLLSRRWDRINGAQALKLLPRETKLQHLLPFMGPLLRKSSEAYRNLSVIKSLRQSENLQVKDELYEQRKGVVKVTSDSMCSLCRKKIGTSVFAVYPNGKTLVHFVCFRDSQSMKTVGRGSPLWKT from the exons ATGGTACACAGTGCCTATGATTCCTTCGAGCTCATCAGCGACTGCCCGACGAAGATCGAAGCCATCGAATCGTACGGACCGAAGATCCTCATCGGCTGCTCCGATGGATCTCTCAAAATCTACGCTCCGGACTCCTCCGGCACCGACCGCTCTCTGCCGTCCGATTACCACGGTCACAGGCTCCAGAAGGAACCGTACGCGCTGGAGAGGAACGTCGCCGGTTTCTCAAAGAAGCCCTTGGTTTCAATGGAGGTCCTGGAATCGCGAGAGCTCCTCCTTTCCCTCTCGGAGTCGATTGCGTTTCACGGCCTCCCGAACTTGGGCACCATCGCCGTGATCACGAAGGCGAAGGGCGCCAATGTCTACTCGTGGGACGACCGCAGAGGGTTCCTCTGTTTCGCCAGGCAGAAGCGGGTCTGTATTTTCCGGCACGACG GGGGACGAGGGTTTGTGGAAGTGAAGGAATTTGGGGTTCCGGATGTGGTGAAGTCGATGTCATGGTGTGGAGATAATATATGTATAGGGATTAGAAGAGAGTATATGATACTGAATTCTACAAATGGTGCACTGTCAGAGGTGTTTCCTTCGGGGAGGATAGCGCCTCCATTGGTGGTCTCTCTTCCTTCGGGAGAGCTTCTTCTTGGAAAG CATAATATTGGGGTTTTTGTGGACCAAAACGGGAAGCTTTGTCAAGAAGGCAGGGTTTGTTGGTCAGATTCCCCGaatgttgttgttgttcagAAGCCATATGCAATTGCTCTGTTACCAAGATATGTCGAG GTACGGTCCCTCCGAGATCCCTATCCATTGATACAGACGGTAGTTCTTAGAAATGCTCGTCGTATTCTACAGAGCAATGACGCTGTAACTGTTGCATTAGAGAATGCTGTTTATGGTCTGTTCCCTGTTCCTCTTGGTGCTCAG ATTGTACAATTAACAGCATCTGGCGATTTTGACGAAGCTTTGGCATTGTGTAAGATGCTTCCTCCAGAAGAAGCAAGTCTTAGAGCTGCAAAGGAGGGGTCAATTCATATGAG ATATGCTCATCATCTTTTTGATAATGGGGCCTATGAGGACGCCATGGAGCACTTTTTGGCATCTCAAGTGGATATAACCTATGTTCTTTCTTTGTATCCATCTATTATTCTTCCTAAGACAACTATGGTTGCTGAGCCAGAGAAGCTAATGGATATTTCTGGGGATTCATCGTATCTCTCAAGAGGTTCGTCTGGTATATCAGATGATATGGAACACTCTCTGCCATCACTACTGGAATCTGAGGAGAGTGCAGCACTCGAGTCCAAGAAAATGAGCCATAACACTCTTATGGCTCTCATAAAGTTCTTACAGAAAAAAAGATATGGCATAATTGAAAAGGCCACTGCTGAGGGGACAGAAGAGGTTGTTTTAGATGCTGTTGGAGACAATTTTGTGTCCTATGAATCTAGGTTTAAGAAATCAAACAAG GGGCGTGGCAGCATTCCAGTTACCTCTGGTGCTAGGGAGATGGCAGCGATCCTGGATACAGCACTACTCCAAGCTCTACTTCTTACTGGACAGGCTTCGGTGGCTTTGGAATTACTGAAGGGTCTTAACTACTGCGATGTAAAAATATGCGAGGAGATTCTCCAGAAAAATAATCACTACGCTGCTTTGTTAGAACTTTACAGGTGCAATTCAATGCACCATGAAGCTCTAAAACTCTTGCATCAATTAGTAGAGGATTCTAAATCTAACCAAGTGCAAACTGAACTTATCCAAAAGTTAAAGCCTGAGTCAATTGTTGAATATCTCAAG CCTCTTTGTGGGACTGATCCCATGCTGGTCCTGGAGTATTCAATGCTTGTTCTTGAAAGTTGTCCAACGCAGACAATTGAGCTCTTTTTGAATGGGAATATTCCAGCAGACCTGGTCAACTCTTACTTGAAGCAACATGCTCCAAACATGCAGGCCACATACTTAGAGCTTATGCTTGCAATGGATGAAAACGGAATCTCTGGAAATCTGCAAAATGAAATG GTACATATCTATCTATCAGAAGTACTTGATTGGTATGCAGATTTAAGTGCTCAGCAGAAATGGGATGAGCATACTTACTCCTTAACAAGAAAGAAATTATTGTCTGCTTTAGAGAGTATCTCAGGGTATAATCCGGAGGCTTTGTTGAAACGTCTTCCAACGGATGCTTTATATGAAGAGCGTGCAATTTTGTTGGGAAAAATGAACCAACATGAGCTTGCCTTATCTCTCTATGTTCATAAG CTTCATGTTCCTGAGCTGGCACTGTCCCATTGTGATCGCGTGTATGAATCCTTAGTTCATCTACCATCTTCAAGATCTTCTGGAAATATATACCTAACTCTATTACAAATTTATCTTAATCCGAGGAAAACAACCAAGAACTTTGAGAAGCGAATTACAAATTTAGTATCACCTCAGAATATCAATACACCAAAGGTTGGTTCTGCAAATACGGTTAAAAGTAAAGGAGGGCGTGGTGCTAAAAAAATTGCTGCAATAGAGGTGGCACCTGACATAAGAGTCAGTCAAAGTAGCACTGACAGTAGCAAGAGTGATGGAGATGCAGAGGAATCTAGTGAGGAAGGAGGGTCAAAAATCATGCTTGATGAGGTCCTTGATTTGTTGAGCCGAAGGTGGGACAGAATAAATGGAGCTCAGGCACTCAAACTTTTGCCAAGGGAAACTAAGCTACAG CACTTGCTTCCATTTATGGGACCCCTGTTGAGGAAATCCAGTGAAGCGTACAGGAACCTTTCAGTTATCAAGAGTTTGAGACAAAGCGAGAACCTGCAG GTTAAAGATGAACTCTACGAACAAAGGAAGGGTGTGGTGAAGGTCACCAGTGACAGCATGTGCTCCCTTTGCAGGAAGAAAATAGGAACCAGTGTCTTTGCCGTATATCCAAACGGGAAAACATTAGTGCACTTTGTGTGCTTTAGAGACTCGCAAAGTATGAAAACCGTGGGCAGAGGATCGCCGCTATGGAAGACATGA
- the LOC126590980 gene encoding uncharacterized protein LOC126590980 — translation MAAQEGGDSEDDAILIPETATLVPSTQHCLHSINSAVFIRELRSQGISFQLWPPATTLLTLLDGHRRDPSTGPLGPTLSALDSRQRPHRILELGSGTGIVGIAAAATLGATVTVTDLPHVIPNLLFNVEANASVLAANGGVVHVAALRWGEAADVEKIGREFDLILASDVVYHDHLYEPLLNTLRLLMSGEAEEEGRVFVMAHMRRWKKDSAFFKKARKLFEVEVLHVDPPCLGSRVGVAVYRFTAKKSSRKMLNSVDNANIIA, via the coding sequence ATGGCGGCTCAAGAAGGCGGTGATTCTGAAGACGATGCAATACTGATCCCCGAGACCGCCACGCTCGTTCCATCGACTCAGCATTGCCTCCACTCCATCAACTCGGCCGTCTTCATCCGGGAGCTCCGGTCTCAAGGCATCTCCTTCCAGCTCTGGCCGCCCGCCACCACTCTCCTCACGCTCCTCGACGGCCACCGTCGTGACCCCAGCACCGGACCACTGGGCCCCACACTCTCGGCGTTGGACTCGAGGCAGCGCCCTCACAGAATCCTCGAGCTCGGCTCCGGGACCGGCATCGTCGGAATCGCCGCCGCAGCCACGCTCGGGGCTACCGTCACGGTAACTGACCTCCCCCACGTCATTCCTAACCTCTTATTCAACGTGGAAGCGAACGCCTCCGTATTGGCAGCTAACGGTGGGGTGGTCCACGTGGCGGCGCTGAGGTGGGGGGAAGCGGCGGACGTAGAGAAGATTGGGCGGGAGTTTGATCTTATTCTAGCCTCGGATGTAGTGTATCACGATCATCTCTACGAGCCGTTGCTTAATACGCTGCGTTTGCTGATGTCAGGTGAGGCGGAGGAGGAGGGAAGGGTGTTTGTGATGGCCCACATGAGGCGGTGGAAGAAGGACTCGGCTTTCTTCAAGAAAGCCAGGAAGCTTTTCGAGGTGGAGGTCTTGCACGTGGACCCCCCGTGCCTTGGCTCCCGGGTTGGAGTTGCCGTTTACCGTTTTACCGCCAAAAAGTCGAGTAGGAAAATGTTGAATTCTGTTGACAATGCTAATATTATCGCCTAA
- the LOC126590967 gene encoding uncharacterized protein LOC126590967 isoform X1, which produces MWRRSFSSTTGTAAATTALKDKKWDALVIGGGHNGLTAAAYLARSGLSVAVLERRHVIGGAAVTEELVPGFKFSRCSYLQSLLRPSIIKELELARHGMKLLKRSPSSFTPCLDGRYLLLGPNKDLNHSEISKFSKPDADAYPRYETQLEKFCEFMDPLLDSAPPESLQCESSCSVSDRFKNKMHNSMFWARCLRQAAALGQKDFVEFMDLLLSPASKVLNNWFEAEVLKATLATDAVIGTTGSVHTPGSGYVLLHHVMGETDGERGIWSYVEGGMGSVSLAIANAAKEAGAHIVTCAEVQQLLINDSGTADGVLLTDGSQVHSSIVLSNATPYKTFKELVPDNALPPDFVRAIKYSDYSSGTTKINLAVDALPQFKSCNLGHPDAGPQHAGTIHIGSESMEEINSACQDAVNGLPSNRPVIEMTIPSVLDKTISPPGKHVINLFIQYTPYSPSDGHWGDTVYRESFARKCYSLIDEYAPGFSSSIIGYDMLTPPDLEREIGLTGGNIFHGAMGLDSLFLMRPVKGWSNYRTPLKGLYLCGSGTHPGGGVMGAPGRNAARVVLEDVNKPLK; this is translated from the exons ATGTGGCGAAGGAGCTTTAGCAGCACCACCGGGACAGCCGCCGCTACAACCGCGTTGAAGGACAAGAAATGGGACGCTCTCGTCATCGGCGGCGGCCACAACGGCCTCACTGCCGCCGCATACCTCGCACGCTCCGGCCTATCCGTCGCCGTCCTTGAGCGGCGCCACGTGATCGGCGGTGCCGCCGTCACAGAGGAGCTGGTTCCGGGCTTCAAGTTCTCTCGGTGTAGCTACCTCCAGAGCCTCCTCCGCCCCTCCATCATCAA GGAATTAGAGCTGGCGCGGCATGGAATGAAGCTGCTGAAGAGGAGTCCTTCGTCCTTTACGCCCTGTTTGGATGGAAGATATCTTCTTTTGGGGCCAAACAAGGACCTTAACCACTCTGAGATTTCCAAATTCTCCAAACCTGACGCCGATGCTTATCCAAG ATATGAGACTCAGCTGGAGAAATTTTGTGAATTTATGGACCCCTTGCTGGATTCAGCTCCTCCTGAATCTTTGCAATGCGAGTCATCTTGTAGTGTTAGTGATCGGTTCAAGAATAAGATGCACAATTCCATGTTTTGGGCTCGGTGTCTGAGACAAGCGGCCGCCTTAGGCCAAAAGGACTTTGT CGAGTTTATGGACCTTTTGCTATCCCCGGCTTCGAAGGTTTTGAATAACTGGTTTGAG GCAGAAGTTCTGAAGGCAACCCTTGCAACGGATGCTGTAATAGGAACTACG GGAAGTGTACATACACCTGGGAGTGGATATGTTCTGCTACATCATGTGATGGGAGAAACTGATGGTGAGCGTGGAATTTGGTC GTATGTTGAAGGTGGGATGGGTTCAGTATCCTTGGCTATTGCTAATGCCGCTAAGGAAGCTGGGGCTCATATTGTAACATGTGCAGAG GTTCAGCAATTATTGATTAATGACTCTGGCACTGCGGACGGG GTTTTGCTGACTGATGGCTCACAGGTGCATTCTTCAATTGTTTTATCAAATGCAACCCCTTACAAAACATTCAAG GAATTGGTACCAGATAATGCTCTTCCTCCTGATTTCGTCCGTGCAATTAAGTATTCTGATTACAGCTCT GGAACTACAAAGATAAATTTAGCGGTTGATGCATTACCCCAGTTCAAAAGTTGCAATTTAGGTCATCCCGATGCAGGTCCTCAGCATGCGGGCACCATTCATATTGGTTCTGAGAG CATGGAGGAGATTAACTCAGCCTGTCAAGATGCTGTCAATGGATTGCCATCGAACAGACCGGTTATTGAGATGACAATTCCCTCTGTACTCGACAAAACTATTTCTCCACCTG GCAAGCATGTGATCAACTTGTTTATTCAATACACACCATATAGTCCCTCAGATGGCCACTGGGGAGATACTGTTTACAGA GAATCGTTTGCACGAAAATGTTATAGCTTGATTGATGAATATGCACCTGGGTTTAGTTCATCAATTATTGGTTACGACATGTTGACTCCGCCAGACCTTGAAAGGGAAATTGGTTTGACAG GAGGGAATATCTTCCATGGTGCTATGGGATTGGATTCGCTCTTCCTCATGCGACCTGTGAAAGGATG GTCAAATTACAGAACGCCACTCAAGGGGCTGTATTTGTGTGGGAGCGGAACCCACCCCGGGGGCGGTGTGATGGGGGCACCCGGGCGTAATGCTGCACGCGTAGTTCTTGAAGATGTGAACAAGccattaaaatga
- the LOC126590991 gene encoding AP-3 complex subunit sigma-like, whose product MYIITRDQAGVDLKPVLICAVCKFTEKKIFLFLEKMIRSVMVINTQGKPRLSKFYEFQPVEKQQELISSVHGVLSGRAENVSNFVDAESIFGPDTRLVYKHFATLYIVFVFDSSENELAMLDLIQVFVETLDKCFKNVCELDVVINYSKMHTVLDEIIFGGQVLETSSTEVMKAVEEISRLEAASNAISLVPKSVSAWRSR is encoded by the exons ATGTACATAATTACAAGGGACCAGGCCGGCGTGGATCTTAAGCCAGTTCTCATCTGTGCAGTCTGCAAATTCACTGAAAAAAAGATTTTCTTGTTTCTGGAGAAGATGATCCGATCGGTGATGGTGATAAACACGCAGGGGAAGCCTCGCCTTTCCAAGTTTTACGAATTTCAG CCTGTGGAGAAGCAACAGGAACTTATAAGCAGCGTCCATGgag TGTTGTCCGGTAGAGCTGAGAATGTGAGCAATTTCGTGGATGCTGAGTCTATTTTCGGCCCG GATACTCGCCTTGTGTACAAGCACTTTGCAACTTTGTACATCGTCTTTGTATTCGATAGCTCTGAAAACGAGCTTGCCATGCTCGACCTCATACAAG TATTTGTGGAAACATTGGACAAATGCTTCAAAAATGTATGCGAGCTTGACGTGGTGATCAATTACAGCAAG ATGCATACCGTATTGGATGAGATCATTTTTGGAGGTCAAGTGCTGGAAACAAGTTCAACTGAAGTTATGAAGGCCGTCGAAGAAATCTCAAG GTTAGAAGCAGCCTCAAATGCCATCTCACTGGTCCCAAAATCTGTTTCTGCCTGGCGGAGTCGATAG
- the LOC126600863 gene encoding protein AE7-like 1 — protein sequence MTLGLINANPVVHAKKERVARTEDLHADDAVDPLDIYDFVRDIRDPEHPYSLEQLSVLSEESVTVDDKLGRILITFTPTIQHCSMATVIGLCLRVKLKHCFPPHYKVDIKVSPGSHADEESVNKQLNDKERVAAALENPNLRQLVDECLYSNEL from the exons atgacgtTGGGTCTGATCAATGCCAACCCCGTGGTCCACGCTAAGAAGGAAAGGGTTGCTCGCACCGAAGATCTCCACGCCGACGACGCCGTTGATCCTCTCGATATCTATG ATTTCGTGAGGGATATAAGAGATCCGGAGCACCCCTACTCGTTAGAGCAGCTCAGCGTGCTTTCGGAGGAGTCGGTCACCGTGGATGACAAGCTCGGCCGTATTCT GATAACTTTTACGCCGACGATTCAGCATTGCAGTATGGCAACAGTGATAGGTCTGTGCCTGAGAGTTAAACTGAAACATTGCTTCCCTCCTCATTACAAG GTTGACATTAAAGTATCTCCAGGATCTCATGCAGATGAAGAATCAG TTAACAAGCAGTTGAATGATAAAGAAAGAGTTGCTGCTGCCTTGGAGAACCCCAACCTTCGCCAACTTGTGGACGAGTGCCTGTATTCCAACGAACTCTGA
- the LOC126585610 gene encoding uncharacterized protein LOC126585610: MDDFPEKPTLEIEFHENPVASKPLRHSDGTLRYVGGHNRVLAVDSSITCTELVEKLKEFCGYSVELKCPLPNGDLETMITVKSDEDLANIIEEYGRASSPLRPLKIRAILAPQHPGLHSSPPISAA; encoded by the coding sequence ATGGATGATTTTCCCGAGAAACCCACTTTAGAAATCGAATTTCACGAAAACCCAGTTGCATCAAAGCCCCTTCGCCACTCCGACGGCACGCTCCGATACGTCGGCGGCCACAACCGCGTCCTTGCCGTCGATTCCTCCATTACATGTACAGAGTTAGTGGAGAAGCTTAAGGAGTTCTGTGGCTACTCTGTGGAATTGAAGTGTCCATTGCCGAACGGAGATTTAGAGACCATGATTACCGTAAAGTCCGACGAGGATTTGGCGAATATCATCGAAGAGTACGGTCGAGCTTCTTCTCCGCTTCGTCCTCTGAAGATCAGAGCCATTCTCGCACCGCAGCACCCCGGACTCCACTCGTCACCTCCTATCTCAGCCGCTTAG